The following coding sequences lie in one Arachis hypogaea cultivar Tifrunner chromosome 4, arahy.Tifrunner.gnm2.J5K5, whole genome shotgun sequence genomic window:
- the LOC112795847 gene encoding uncharacterized protein, with protein MTKKDLVSFMGKVRGFSLRSLGGCFDSCCDRTQGYGLGTRIWNLSDRPVELQIRVGSILKKVHTLKPGSSKRVESKRIYKAYMPCRSGGNGGGLKSLLYYYDETSHPYIWIHDIGGDSMRMVKQQYISLEDLRESSEIRVFRDQQKGFISVRKQNRPDFC; from the coding sequence ATGACCAAGAAGGACTTAGTGTCCTTCATGGGGAAAGTGAGAGGTTTCAGCCTTCGATCTCTCGGTGGTTGCTTCGATAGCTGCTGCGACCGGACTCAAGGCTATGGATTAGGGACAAGGATATGGAATTTAAGTGACCGGCCGGTGGAGCTGCAAATAAGGGTGGGATCAATATTGAAGAAGGTTCACACTTTGAAGCCGGGTTCATCAAAGAGGGTGGAAAGTAAGCGAATATATAAGGCTTATATGCCGTGTAGGAGTGGCGGCAATGGAGGTGGATTGAAGAGCTTGCTCTATTACTATGATGAAACTTCCCATCCTTATATTTGGATTCATGACATAGGTGGTGATTCCATGAGGATGGTTAAGCAGCAGTATATTAGCCTTGAGGATTTGAGAGAATCTtctgagatcagagtcttcaggGATCAGCAAAAGGGTTTCATATCCGTTCGAAAGCAAAACCGGCCAGATTTTTGCTGA
- the LOC112795848 gene encoding uncharacterized protein yields MFSLFYGLWKYLFSKMELHVLILGIDKAGKTTLLERMKSVYSNIESLPHDRIVPTVGLNIGRIEVANRKLVFWDLGGQPGLRSIWEKYYEEAHAVVFVVDAACPSKFEDAKSALEKVLRHEDLQGAPLLILANKQDLPQAVSADELARCLDLKKLEERVHMFEAVSAYDGIGIRESAEWLVEVMEKSKRTEMLRARAGAMGQGPA; encoded by the exons ATGTTTTCACTGTTTTATGGTCTTTGGAAGTATCTGTTCAGTAAGATGGAGCTTCACGTACTCATTCTGGGGATTGACAAGGCTGGGAAAACA ACTTTGCTGGAGAGGATGAAGTCAGTGTACTCAAACATAGAAAGCCTTCCTCATGATCGAATCGTTCCAACTGTGGGGTTGAATATTGGTCGTATTGAAGTTGCAAATAGGAAACTTGTGTTCTGGGACTTGGGAGGTCAG CCTGGTCTTCGCTCAATCTGGGAGAAATATTATGAAGAGGCGCATGCTGTGGTCTTTGTTGTAGATGCTGCCTGTCCCTCAAAATTTGAAGATGCTAAGTCTGCACTTG AGAAGGTGCTTCGGCACGAGGATCTACAGGGAGCCCCTCTTTTGATATTAGCTAACAAACAG GATCTTCCGCAAGCAGTATCAGCCGACGAACTTGCACGTTGTCTAGATTTAAAGAAGCTGGAAGAAAGAGTTCACATGTTTGAAGCTGTGTCAGCCTATGATGG GATTGGAATTAGGGAAAGTGCAGAATGGTTGGTtgaagtgatggagaagagtaaGAGGACCGAAATGTTGAGAGCGCGGGCAGGTGCAATGGGTCAGGGTCCTGCCTAA